The Streptomyces sp. NBC_01775 genome includes a region encoding these proteins:
- a CDS encoding MFS transporter: protein MSVKSPQPPESGLLPPGGAPLTQRTIRRVSVVCFFAWVFSVFDHTLFGTLLPRISADYGWDAGTSTAVATWVTAGTFVVSLAVGPMLDRFGRKPTLMITTAGAALTSGLSALTGGKLSLILVRSFSGLGYSEEVVNSVYLNEVYGKRAKRGFMYSFVQSGWPVGALLGAALTAVFLPSIGWRGVFLFATLPAVLIVLLAWRIPESPVFVTMRHIRRLRAEGRTAEADATAAEAGIRDERTGTLRDVFAAGLRKHTLSLSAAWLLNWMAIQVFSVLGTTVLTEGKGVTFDNALVVLILGNAAGFAGYLTHGYVGDRLGRRTTIILGWLVGSVAMTAMLFGPAEPGFVIPMYALGLFFLLGPYAALLFYMGESFPPHVRGIGPNTAHIMGPVGAIIGSAMLSVLVGAGLSMTAAAFCAGSLGLLGSAIAMLGTRKVDQRSDGEAPGGDTPLATGTTP from the coding sequence ATGTCCGTCAAGTCCCCGCAGCCCCCGGAATCCGGTCTGCTGCCGCCCGGCGGGGCTCCGCTCACGCAGCGGACGATCCGCCGCGTCTCCGTCGTCTGTTTCTTCGCCTGGGTGTTCAGCGTCTTCGACCACACGCTGTTCGGCACGCTGCTGCCGCGCATATCCGCCGACTACGGCTGGGATGCCGGCACCAGCACGGCAGTCGCGACCTGGGTCACGGCCGGCACCTTCGTGGTGTCCCTGGCTGTCGGGCCGATGCTCGACCGGTTCGGCAGAAAGCCCACGCTGATGATCACCACCGCGGGCGCCGCACTGACCTCCGGGCTCAGCGCCCTCACCGGAGGCAAGCTGTCACTGATCCTGGTGCGCTCGTTCTCCGGGCTCGGCTACTCGGAAGAGGTCGTCAACAGCGTCTATCTGAACGAGGTGTACGGCAAGCGCGCCAAGCGGGGCTTCATGTACAGCTTTGTGCAGAGCGGCTGGCCGGTCGGCGCGCTGCTGGGCGCCGCGCTCACGGCGGTCTTCCTGCCGTCCATCGGCTGGCGCGGTGTCTTCCTGTTCGCGACGCTCCCTGCCGTGCTCATCGTCCTGCTCGCCTGGCGAATACCGGAGTCACCGGTCTTCGTCACCATGCGGCACATTCGGCGGCTGCGCGCCGAGGGCCGTACCGCGGAAGCCGACGCCACCGCCGCCGAGGCCGGCATCCGCGATGAGCGCACCGGCACCCTGCGCGACGTGTTCGCCGCGGGGCTGCGAAAGCACACGCTCAGCCTGTCGGCCGCCTGGCTGCTCAACTGGATGGCCATCCAGGTGTTCTCGGTCCTGGGCACGACGGTGCTGACGGAGGGCAAGGGCGTCACGTTCGACAACGCGCTGGTCGTGCTGATCCTGGGGAACGCCGCGGGGTTCGCGGGCTATCTGACGCACGGGTACGTGGGCGACCGGCTGGGCCGGCGCACCACCATCATCCTCGGCTGGCTCGTGGGATCCGTGGCGATGACGGCGATGCTGTTCGGGCCGGCCGAGCCGGGCTTCGTGATCCCGATGTACGCGCTGGGGCTGTTCTTCCTGCTGGGGCCCTACGCGGCGCTGCTGTTCTACATGGGTGAGTCGTTCCCGCCGCATGTGCGCGGCATCGGCCCGAACACCGCGCACATCATGGGTCCCGTCGGCGCGATCATCGGCTCGGCCATGCTGTCGGTGCTGGTGGGGGCCGGGCTGTCGATGACGGCGGCGGCGTTCTGCGCCGGTTCGCTCGGGCTGCTGGGGTCCGCGATCGCCATGCTCGGCACGCGCAAGGTCGACCAGCGCAG
- a CDS encoding polysaccharide deacetylase family protein: protein MAKEILVAYGVDVDAVGGWLGSYGGEDSPCDISRGMFAGEVGVPRILELFRRKGLTTTWFWPGHSIETFPGEFDACHAAGHEIGVHGYSHENPIAMSREQESAILDHCIDLISDRTGRRPTGYVAPWWEFSPVTNELLLERGIKYDHSLMHRDFEPYYVRVGDTWSKIDYDRPADTWMKPLVRGEETDLVEIPASWYLDDLPPMMFIKSSPNSHGFVSPRDLEQLWRDQFDWVYRESDYAVFTMTVHPDVSGRPQNLLMHERLIDHIGSHEGVRWVTFDEIADDFLRRAPRG, encoded by the coding sequence ATGGCCAAGGAAATCCTCGTGGCATACGGCGTGGACGTGGACGCCGTCGGCGGCTGGCTGGGTTCGTACGGCGGTGAGGACTCGCCGTGCGACATCTCCCGCGGGATGTTCGCCGGCGAGGTCGGTGTGCCGCGGATCCTCGAACTGTTCCGCCGCAAGGGGCTCACCACGACCTGGTTCTGGCCCGGCCATTCGATCGAGACCTTTCCCGGAGAGTTCGACGCCTGTCATGCGGCCGGCCACGAGATCGGCGTGCACGGCTACAGCCACGAGAACCCGATCGCGATGAGCCGGGAGCAGGAGTCGGCGATTCTCGACCACTGCATCGATCTGATCAGCGACCGCACCGGAAGGCGCCCGACGGGCTACGTCGCTCCCTGGTGGGAGTTCTCACCGGTGACCAACGAACTGCTGCTGGAGCGCGGTATCAAGTACGACCACTCGTTGATGCACCGGGACTTCGAGCCCTATTACGTGCGCGTCGGCGACACCTGGTCGAAGATCGACTACGACCGGCCCGCGGACACCTGGATGAAGCCGCTGGTACGCGGGGAGGAGACCGACCTCGTCGAGATCCCGGCGTCGTGGTATCTGGACGACCTGCCTCCGATGATGTTCATCAAGTCCAGCCCGAACAGCCACGGCTTCGTCAGCCCCCGCGACCTGGAACAGCTCTGGCGCGACCAGTTCGACTGGGTGTACCGCGAGTCCGACTACGCCGTGTTCACCATGACCGTGCATCCGGATGTCTCCGGACGCCCCCAGAACCTGTTGATGCACGAGCGGCTGATCGACCACATCGGTAGCCACGAAGGCGTCCGGTGGGTCACCTTCGACGAGATCGCCGACGACTTCCTGCGCCGCGCACCGCGCGGCTGA
- a CDS encoding asparaginase: MRHIVLLSTGGTIATRNGAAGRRVEVGARELLGSQSGAPWLDGVRIDARDAASFVSFAAGIPEALSLAESVREATAEADAVVVTHGTDTLEESAFLLALTHGGPEPVVFTGAQRPFDDPAPDGPRNLATALRWAATAESDGTGVTVAFADGIWPAVGVRKTHALAVDAFGAPGRGPVGRVDEGGVRRYGSAPREVLLPPDTADLPRVDVIGQYLGVDGSAVRHAVREGARGLVVAGFGSGNTTPATTEACVHLLGEGVPVLVSSRTGEGAVTGLYAGGSAELAAADAVFAGDLSPWQARLLLAAALAAEDSTKRGADGMERVTRRCRDWLRATGAVPREDPARSPLPDPAFTPTRPGGTPGQATQ; the protein is encoded by the coding sequence GTGCGTCACATCGTTCTTCTCAGTACCGGCGGCACCATCGCCACGCGCAACGGTGCCGCCGGCCGCCGGGTCGAAGTGGGGGCCCGGGAACTGCTCGGCTCCCAGAGCGGCGCCCCCTGGCTCGACGGGGTGCGGATCGACGCACGGGATGCCGCCTCCTTCGTCAGCTTCGCGGCCGGCATCCCGGAGGCGCTCTCCCTCGCCGAAAGCGTCCGCGAGGCCACCGCCGAGGCCGACGCCGTCGTCGTCACGCACGGCACCGACACCCTGGAGGAGTCGGCGTTCTTGCTGGCGCTGACCCACGGCGGCCCCGAGCCGGTGGTGTTCACCGGGGCGCAGCGGCCCTTCGACGACCCGGCGCCGGACGGTCCCCGCAATCTCGCCACAGCGCTGCGCTGGGCGGCGACCGCCGAGTCCGACGGCACCGGCGTCACCGTCGCGTTCGCCGACGGGATCTGGCCCGCGGTCGGGGTGCGCAAGACGCACGCGCTCGCCGTGGACGCCTTCGGGGCCCCCGGCCGCGGCCCGGTCGGACGGGTCGACGAAGGCGGTGTGAGGCGGTACGGCAGCGCGCCGCGGGAAGTGCTGCTGCCGCCGGACACGGCCGATCTGCCGCGGGTCGACGTCATCGGCCAGTACCTCGGCGTCGACGGGTCCGCGGTCCGGCACGCCGTCCGCGAGGGAGCCCGCGGGCTCGTCGTCGCCGGGTTCGGTTCCGGCAACACCACACCCGCCACCACCGAAGCGTGCGTGCACCTGCTCGGCGAGGGCGTTCCGGTGCTGGTCTCCTCCCGTACGGGCGAGGGGGCGGTGACCGGTCTGTACGCGGGCGGCAGCGCCGAACTGGCCGCGGCGGACGCGGTGTTCGCCGGCGATCTGTCGCCCTGGCAGGCGCGGCTGCTGCTCGCGGCTGCGCTGGCTGCCGAAGACAGTACGAAACGCGGTGCGGACGGTATGGAACGCGTCACCCGACGCTGCCGGGACTGGCTCCGGGCGACCGGCGCCGTGCCACGCGAGGACCCGGCGCGCTCCCCCCTCCCCGATCCCGCATTCACTCCAACTCGCCCTGGCGGCACGCCAGGACAAGCCACTCAGTGA
- a CDS encoding LacI family DNA-binding transcriptional regulator produces MSGGKTGQGRTGAQGDPADPGAKARPATLADIARAAGVHTTTASRALRGSDGVGRRTAERIREVAEQLGYLPHPAAASLRTGRSKLIGVVVPRLTDLVLATIYEGVEHGSNDCGYQTVVANSGDDRDTQRLRVETLLGARVDGLILGDARSDASLVRELVDRGTKVVLTSRRLTDVDVCSVTCDDTLGGRLAAEHLLELGHRELAVIAGEPYASTGAERTAGFVAACREAGIRIPESRVLHSRFDVQGGRQVAEELLTRTPRPTALFAVNDFAAIGAMGAVRDAGLRVGEDVAIVGFNDVPLAAQLPVALSTVHSPMRRMGYEAAHTLARLIDGQPCESLRLEPTFQPRASSLGGQ; encoded by the coding sequence GTGAGCGGCGGCAAGACCGGACAGGGGCGGACGGGCGCACAGGGGGACCCGGCGGATCCCGGGGCCAAGGCAAGGCCCGCGACCCTCGCCGACATCGCCCGCGCAGCCGGTGTCCACACCACCACCGCGTCCCGCGCCCTGCGCGGCAGTGACGGCGTCGGCCGCCGTACCGCCGAGCGCATCCGCGAGGTCGCCGAACAGCTCGGCTACCTCCCGCACCCCGCAGCCGCCAGCCTGCGCACGGGGCGGTCGAAGCTGATCGGCGTGGTCGTCCCCCGGCTGACGGACCTGGTGCTGGCCACCATCTACGAAGGCGTCGAGCACGGCTCCAACGACTGCGGCTATCAGACCGTCGTCGCCAACAGCGGCGACGACCGCGACACCCAGCGGCTGCGCGTCGAGACCCTGCTCGGCGCCCGGGTCGACGGTCTGATACTCGGGGACGCCCGCAGCGACGCCAGTCTCGTCCGGGAACTGGTCGACCGGGGCACCAAGGTCGTGCTCACCTCGCGCCGCCTGACCGATGTCGACGTCTGCTCGGTCACCTGCGACGACACCCTCGGCGGCCGGCTCGCGGCCGAGCATCTGCTGGAACTCGGGCACCGCGAGCTGGCCGTGATCGCGGGTGAGCCTTACGCCTCCACGGGCGCGGAGCGGACTGCCGGCTTCGTCGCCGCCTGCCGGGAAGCGGGCATCCGCATACCGGAATCCCGGGTCCTGCACTCCCGCTTCGACGTACAGGGCGGTCGGCAGGTCGCCGAGGAACTGCTGACCCGCACGCCGCGCCCGACCGCCCTCTTCGCCGTGAACGACTTCGCCGCCATCGGCGCCATGGGAGCCGTTCGCGACGCGGGATTGCGGGTCGGCGAGGATGTCGCCATCGTGGGCTTCAACGATGTGCCGCTCGCCGCCCAGCTCCCGGTCGCCCTGAGCACCGTGCACTCGCCGATGCGCCGCATGGGATACGAGGCGGCCCATACGCTGGCTCGGCTCATCGACGGTCAACCTTGCGAATCACTCCGCCTGGAGCCCACTTTCCAGCCCCGCGCCTCCTCCCTCGGTGGCCAGTAG
- a CDS encoding SDR family NAD(P)-dependent oxidoreductase, with the protein MTASTGFRSSNPVAIVTGASGGIGSAIVARLAKDGHRVAGFDAVAPREDDPAVSSARIVDVSSADEVRRHVDEVAAEFGRVDLLVNCAGTAHRASFAETTADQFMTDVRSNLLGTFLMCQAAVFPHMTRAGRGRIVNVASISGKTGGTGPVSPDGSAGRSGPGYASAKAGVINLTRWIAREAGRTGVTANVVAPGPIETRMTEGQSYHVEEIPLGRQGRPAEVADAVAWLASEGARYVNGTVVDVDGGLVRA; encoded by the coding sequence ATGACCGCATCGACCGGATTCCGCTCTTCGAACCCCGTTGCCATCGTGACCGGCGCCAGCGGGGGCATCGGCTCCGCCATCGTCGCCAGGCTGGCGAAGGACGGTCACCGCGTGGCCGGGTTCGACGCGGTGGCACCTCGTGAAGACGATCCCGCCGTCTCTTCGGCCCGCATCGTCGACGTCTCCTCCGCCGACGAGGTGCGGCGCCATGTCGACGAGGTCGCCGCCGAGTTCGGCCGGGTCGACCTCCTGGTCAACTGCGCCGGTACCGCCCACCGCGCCTCGTTCGCCGAGACCACGGCCGACCAGTTCATGACCGACGTCCGCTCCAACCTGCTCGGCACGTTCCTGATGTGCCAGGCCGCCGTGTTCCCCCACATGACCCGGGCCGGGAGGGGCCGCATCGTCAACGTCGCCTCGATCTCCGGCAAGACCGGCGGTACGGGACCGGTGTCTCCGGACGGCTCGGCGGGCCGCTCCGGCCCCGGCTACGCGTCGGCCAAAGCCGGCGTGATCAACCTGACCCGCTGGATCGCCCGGGAGGCCGGGCGCACCGGCGTCACGGCCAACGTGGTCGCCCCGGGGCCGATCGAAACCCGGATGACCGAGGGCCAGAGCTACCACGTCGAAGAGATCCCGCTGGGGCGGCAGGGCCGCCCCGCTGAGGTGGCCGACGCCGTCGCCTGGCTCGCGAGCGAGGGTGCCCGCTACGTCAATGGCACCGTCGTCGACGTGGACGGCGGGCTCGTTCGCGCATAA
- a CDS encoding PucR family transcriptional regulator, translating into MAGAGWHGSTDEIQVLVDELAETLGRSVVVNDPLVRQVYSSRHFDDEDPVRVRAVLQRDAGAAVVAYVLGQDLQRWSGTGVLPAVPELGLLPRLCAPLRGDGEFLGTLMVIDADSSLSEAEISSIGETATTVSALLAARAAASDTARAVRERAVRALLSPDGKKRDAGLEQLQDAGFPDRGNAIVTVAEVVSETHTTAQIELALRSAQATVEASSRVPAIGSVRGNHAVFVQQHPAPASPAHLVGQSRGIQTTLRRALGPDARTAVGVGAHVVGLADARGSFRQAEVALRAARRLPQLDGVGLWDQLGEFAVLLCIPDDTPPDSPVTRGLRALWNHEAGPRLLKTLRTYLDNAGSAPRTAAALNLHRTSLYYRLRQIQEITGMDLDDGCDRLVLHLALRLEDVLPH; encoded by the coding sequence ATGGCGGGAGCCGGGTGGCACGGGTCCACGGATGAGATACAGGTGCTGGTCGACGAGTTGGCCGAGACCCTGGGGCGTTCCGTGGTCGTCAACGATCCGCTGGTCCGGCAGGTGTACTCGAGCCGGCACTTCGACGATGAGGACCCGGTCCGCGTCCGCGCGGTCCTCCAGCGGGATGCCGGTGCCGCCGTCGTCGCGTACGTCCTCGGGCAGGACCTCCAGCGATGGTCGGGAACCGGTGTCCTGCCCGCCGTACCGGAACTCGGCCTGCTGCCCCGCCTGTGTGCGCCGTTGCGCGGCGACGGCGAGTTCCTCGGCACGCTCATGGTGATCGACGCGGACAGCAGCCTGTCCGAGGCCGAGATTTCCTCCATCGGGGAAACCGCCACCACCGTCTCGGCACTGCTCGCGGCGCGCGCGGCGGCATCGGACACCGCCCGCGCTGTCCGTGAACGCGCGGTGCGTGCACTGCTTTCTCCCGACGGCAAGAAACGCGACGCGGGGCTCGAGCAGTTGCAGGACGCCGGCTTTCCCGACCGGGGGAATGCGATCGTGACGGTGGCAGAGGTGGTCAGCGAGACCCACACCACCGCGCAGATCGAGCTCGCGCTGCGCTCAGCGCAGGCCACCGTCGAGGCGTCGAGCCGGGTGCCCGCCATCGGCTCGGTGCGGGGCAACCACGCCGTCTTCGTCCAGCAGCACCCCGCCCCGGCCTCCCCGGCGCACCTCGTCGGACAGTCCCGGGGCATCCAGACCACCTTGCGTCGTGCGCTGGGGCCGGACGCCCGCACCGCGGTCGGTGTCGGGGCGCACGTCGTCGGCCTCGCGGATGCGCGCGGCTCCTTCCGGCAGGCCGAGGTCGCCCTCCGCGCCGCCCGGAGACTGCCTCAGCTGGACGGTGTCGGCCTGTGGGACCAGCTCGGGGAGTTCGCGGTACTGCTCTGTATCCCCGACGACACACCGCCGGACTCCCCGGTGACACGAGGTCTGCGCGCCCTCTGGAACCACGAGGCGGGGCCGCGCCTGCTCAAGACCCTGCGGACCTACCTCGACAACGCCGGCTCGGCTCCCCGCACCGCCGCGGCGCTGAACCTCCACCGGACCTCGTTGTACTACCGGCTGCGCCAGATCCAGGAGATCACCGGGATGGATCTCGACGACGGGTGCGATCGCCTCGTGCTCCACCTCGCGCTGCGCCTGGAGGACGTCCTTCCCCACTGA
- a CDS encoding thiolase domain-containing protein: MTTSAQLTGWAHTPFGRSSAPDVESLMGEVAAVAIADAGLDATDIGFVSVGVYGSGFSSQSFDAALVGSATPELAKVPAVRAENACATGSAALFAALDAVASGRVRAALVIGAEKMTGVSGAEANEALLGACLRRTEARYGSFAAIFAELARRYADRYGDQRPALARIAAKNHRNGVDNPYAHVRKDLGIEFCATESDRNPLVAAPLLRTDCSMISDGAAAVVVASADVARTARRAVAWHGRAQANDPLAIDARADPLAFDGARRAFTAALAEAGVSLADLDLIETHDCFTQAELLQYEAFGLAEPGKGATVLADGITHRDGSLPVNVSGGLKAKGHPIGATGVSQHVMAAMQLVGEAGAMQLPRADRAAVFNMGGAAVANYASVLEVAR, from the coding sequence ATGACAACTTCCGCACAGCTGACCGGGTGGGCCCACACGCCCTTCGGCCGGTCATCAGCCCCGGATGTGGAGTCCCTCATGGGCGAGGTCGCCGCCGTGGCCATCGCTGACGCCGGGCTCGACGCGACCGACATCGGCTTCGTCTCGGTCGGCGTGTACGGCTCCGGGTTCTCGTCCCAGAGCTTCGACGCCGCACTGGTCGGCTCCGCGACCCCCGAGCTCGCGAAGGTCCCCGCGGTCCGTGCGGAGAACGCCTGCGCGACCGGTAGCGCGGCGCTCTTCGCGGCCCTGGACGCCGTGGCGTCCGGGCGGGTCCGGGCCGCACTGGTGATAGGCGCGGAGAAGATGACCGGGGTCAGCGGCGCGGAGGCGAACGAGGCGCTGCTGGGGGCCTGCCTGCGCCGCACCGAAGCCAGGTACGGCAGCTTCGCGGCGATCTTCGCCGAGCTCGCCCGCCGCTACGCCGATCGCTACGGCGACCAGCGTCCGGCGCTCGCGCGGATCGCGGCGAAGAACCACCGCAACGGGGTCGACAACCCGTATGCCCACGTCCGTAAGGACCTGGGTATCGAGTTCTGCGCGACGGAGTCGGACCGCAACCCGCTCGTCGCCGCGCCGCTGCTGCGCACCGACTGCTCGATGATCTCCGACGGCGCGGCGGCCGTCGTCGTCGCATCGGCGGATGTGGCCCGTACGGCCCGGCGCGCGGTGGCCTGGCACGGCCGCGCCCAGGCGAACGACCCGCTGGCCATCGACGCGCGAGCGGACCCGCTCGCGTTCGACGGGGCCCGCCGCGCGTTCACCGCGGCGCTCGCCGAAGCGGGTGTGAGCCTGGCCGACCTCGATCTCATCGAGACGCACGACTGCTTCACACAGGCCGAGCTGTTGCAGTACGAGGCATTCGGCCTGGCTGAGCCGGGCAAGGGCGCCACGGTCCTGGCCGACGGCATCACCCACCGCGACGGGTCCCTTCCGGTGAACGTCTCGGGCGGTCTGAAGGCCAAGGGGCACCCCATCGGCGCGACCGGGGTGTCCCAGCACGTCATGGCCGCCATGCAACTGGTCGGCGAGGCCGGTGCGATGCAGCTGCCGCGAGCCGACCGGGCCGCGGTGTTCAACATGGGCGGCGCTGCCGTAGCCAACTACGCGTCGGTGCTGGAGGTGGCCCGGTGA
- a CDS encoding AMP-binding protein, which yields MSPRKRAVNLATLLTQTARRLPRHDALVHGSTRWSWRQLDDAVSALARALRERGIRQGDCVLLHSANHAEFVQTMFATWRIGAVLAPTNSRLTPSDVTAVAQVCRPALIVCHGAQPDHARAVDTLCENTLWIDATGPDAIAEIAPLGAESGGMPDAEVAPGDAAWYFFTSGTSGSPKAAILTHDQMGFVVNNHLADLMPGTTEEDSSLVLAPLSHGAGVHLLPQIARGARSVLTASRGLDGDEVWSLVERERVSNMFTVPTILKKIAEHPAARTSDRSSLRYVIYAGAPMYAADQDNTRAVLGDVLVQYYGLGEVTGNVTVLPAREHGRPRPDGVEFGTCGRARTGMQIAIRDADGRELPAGESGEICVAGSAVCAGYLNNARANVAAFRDGWFHTGDLGLLDEHGYLYITGRASDMYISGGSNVHPRDIEEKLADHPAVAEVAVLGMPHPVWGEVGVAVWVADPGHDGEPAGSEDLLAWLEPRLSRYKLPRHFVRWPELPKSGYGKIVKRTIRDELLTAGWSDGEPGGAR from the coding sequence GTGAGCCCCCGTAAGCGCGCAGTCAACCTGGCAACGCTCCTGACGCAGACCGCCCGTCGGCTCCCCCGGCACGACGCGCTCGTCCATGGGAGCACCCGCTGGAGCTGGCGGCAGCTCGACGACGCCGTGAGCGCCCTCGCGCGGGCTCTGCGTGAACGCGGGATCCGGCAGGGGGACTGCGTGCTCCTGCACAGCGCGAACCACGCCGAGTTCGTCCAGACCATGTTCGCGACCTGGCGCATCGGTGCGGTCCTCGCGCCGACCAACAGCCGGCTGACGCCCTCGGACGTCACCGCCGTTGCCCAGGTCTGCCGTCCCGCGCTGATCGTCTGCCACGGCGCTCAGCCGGACCACGCCCGGGCAGTGGACACGCTGTGCGAGAACACCCTTTGGATCGACGCGACCGGGCCCGACGCCATCGCCGAGATCGCACCGCTCGGCGCGGAATCCGGTGGGATGCCCGATGCGGAGGTCGCCCCCGGGGACGCGGCCTGGTATTTCTTCACCTCCGGCACCAGCGGCAGCCCGAAGGCCGCGATCCTGACGCACGATCAGATGGGGTTCGTGGTCAACAACCATCTGGCCGATCTGATGCCGGGGACCACGGAGGAAGACTCTTCGCTCGTGCTGGCGCCCCTCTCCCACGGCGCGGGCGTCCACCTGCTGCCACAGATCGCGCGGGGCGCCCGGTCGGTGCTGACCGCCTCGCGGGGCCTCGACGGCGACGAGGTGTGGAGCCTCGTCGAGCGCGAACGCGTCTCCAACATGTTCACGGTTCCCACGATCCTCAAGAAGATCGCCGAGCACCCTGCCGCGCGGACGAGCGATCGATCGAGCCTGCGGTACGTCATATACGCCGGCGCTCCCATGTACGCCGCGGACCAGGACAACACCCGGGCGGTCCTCGGCGACGTCCTGGTCCAGTACTACGGCCTGGGCGAGGTCACCGGGAACGTCACGGTCCTTCCGGCCCGGGAGCACGGCCGTCCGCGCCCTGACGGCGTGGAGTTCGGCACCTGTGGCCGCGCCCGCACCGGGATGCAGATCGCCATCCGCGATGCCGACGGGCGCGAGCTGCCCGCCGGCGAATCAGGGGAGATCTGCGTGGCCGGGTCCGCCGTCTGCGCCGGCTACCTGAACAACGCGCGGGCGAACGTGGCGGCCTTCCGGGACGGCTGGTTCCACACCGGCGACCTCGGCCTGCTCGACGAGCACGGCTACCTCTACATCACCGGGCGCGCCTCGGACATGTACATCTCCGGCGGGTCCAACGTGCACCCCCGTGACATCGAGGAGAAGCTGGCAGACCACCCCGCGGTGGCCGAGGTCGCCGTGCTGGGCATGCCGCACCCTGTGTGGGGCGAGGTCGGCGTCGCCGTCTGGGTCGCCGACCCCGGCCACGACGGCGAACCCGCCGGATCCGAGGACCTGTTGGCATGGCTCGAACCGCGGCTCTCGCGCTACAAGCTGCCCCGCCACTTCGTCCGCTGGCCAGAGCTGCCCAAGTCCGGTTACGGAAAGATCGTGAAACGGACCATCCGCGACGAGCTGCTCACCGCCGGATGGTCCGACGGGGAGCCCGGAGGTGCGCGATGA
- a CDS encoding PCC domain-containing protein has product MPARSEAVPVSLPAGAPLADALAELTVGHGATSAQAELLGGTLGHVSYCVPAVCTDGSAAVGFSAARTARGPANVIAGSVTVGLRDDAPFVHCHAAWIDAGGVIQAGHVRPETTVGRVPLHAVLHPLPGVRNTSAVDPETRLPVFTPTAARADIPAGGGRVAFSRVLPGENVRDAAEQVCRDQGFRRAVVRATLGSLVGPTLRRDDSHHTLEGPAAEVISLLGEVGPDADPAGQLHTLVVDSAGAVHGGVLVAENSPVAVTMELLIIEDEHIQPGAAHATELWTALPASPSTSSPWMQ; this is encoded by the coding sequence GTGCCGGCACGTTCCGAGGCCGTGCCGGTATCGCTGCCCGCCGGGGCGCCCCTGGCCGACGCCCTGGCCGAGCTCACCGTCGGCCACGGGGCCACCTCCGCCCAGGCCGAGCTGCTGGGCGGGACACTGGGACACGTCTCCTACTGCGTACCGGCCGTCTGCACCGACGGCAGCGCCGCCGTCGGCTTCAGCGCCGCACGGACCGCACGCGGGCCGGCCAACGTCATCGCCGGGTCGGTCACCGTGGGCCTCCGCGACGACGCCCCCTTCGTCCACTGCCACGCGGCGTGGATCGACGCGGGCGGCGTCATTCAGGCCGGGCACGTCCGGCCGGAGACCACGGTCGGCCGGGTCCCGCTCCACGCCGTCCTCCATCCGCTCCCCGGCGTGCGCAACACGAGCGCGGTCGACCCGGAAACCCGCCTGCCGGTCTTCACCCCGACCGCGGCGCGCGCTGACATCCCCGCCGGCGGTGGGCGGGTGGCGTTCAGCCGCGTGCTTCCCGGCGAGAACGTCCGCGACGCCGCCGAACAGGTCTGCCGCGACCAGGGCTTCCGACGCGCCGTCGTGCGCGCGACGTTGGGCAGCCTGGTGGGGCCGACCCTGCGCCGCGACGACAGCCACCACACGCTGGAAGGACCGGCCGCCGAGGTCATATCCCTCCTCGGGGAGGTCGGCCCGGACGCCGATCCGGCCGGGCAGCTCCACACCCTCGTCGTCGACTCCGCAGGTGCCGTTCACGGTGGTGTCCTCGTCGCCGAGAACAGTCCGGTCGCCGTCACGATGGAACTCCTGATCATCGAGGACGAGCACATCCAACCGGGGGCGGCCCACGCAACGGAGTTGTGGACGGCCCTGCCCGCGTCCCCAAGCACCTCATCGCCCTGGATGCAATGA